One region of Alosa sapidissima isolate fAloSap1 chromosome 1, fAloSap1.pri, whole genome shotgun sequence genomic DNA includes:
- the LOC121712075 gene encoding aggrecan core protein-like, with protein sequence MHEHLKRKHTGVVEVAPTEIIVCKLTSKQNKSATPQENYEPIRFQEEFTSGAALFRRKILSLMESLMVKTTSGIVSIFDEMYMGAEAELIQRRKEVAALTHRLKEMEQLCTQDVCDNLPVLKVEPEQRFLESALFHGQPVPESTETVEFALECVVMKAEEPMNAETMVQPPEYQLELNSVPDAPQEPLVRADEELPRAPVWPAEGAESQFPAVGQLHHHTDQETTCSTATAKPSSSKPTEESTGPRQDGIVSGSPLKSDQAFHTIDQQQSQPAECLEFSSASFSPDAHSSSAPQEPLVRADEELPRASVWPTEGAKSQFPPMGGQPRHQTDQETTCSSMATEDPSTTAEPCSSSSGARQDRVVSGTPKSNEATPAAGRRRGRSAGLSPESLSAPGITLHLRSRSAVVDTSGRSHDTLDELDSSPCMDPPGTNGLLSPKAENPSVVTTAEETTSHCVSSESETENPSDMEVKSTAVKRKKANSKARVKSGDTNQQGKEDASLKRSSAEKSEKIPRKKRRMTDPECKHDVNGALYPFEEILQRRTTADGQEVVKVKWLPCSSCGAKWRNSWEPA encoded by the exons ATGCACGAACACCTGAAAAGGAAACACACAGGAGTTGTTGAAGTTGCGCCCACAGAAATAATAGTATGTAAATTAACG TCCAAGCAGAACAAATCAGCAACACCTCAAGAAAACTATGAACCCATCAGATTCCAGGAAGAGTTTACATCTGGGGCTGCCCTATTCCGGAGAAAGATTCTGTCTCTCATGGAGTCTTTGATGGTGAAAACGACATCAGGAATTGTCTCCATATTTGATGAAATGTACATGGGAGCAGAAGCTGAGTTAATACAGAGGAGGAAGGAAGTGGcagccctcacacacagactgaagGAGATGGAGCAATTGTGTACTCAGGATGTGTGCGACAACCTGCCGGTCCTCAAAGTGGAGCCAGAACAGCGTTTTTTGGAAAGCGCCCTGTTCCATGGACAGCCAGTCCCAGAGAGCACAGAG ACTGTGGAGTTTGCGCTGGAGTGTGTGGTGATGAAAGCAGAGGAACCAATGAATGCAGAAACAATGGTGCAGCCACCTG AGTACCAGCTGGAGTTGAACAGTGTGCCGGACGCTCCACAGGAGCCCCTGGTCAGAGCTGATGAGGAGCTGCCGAGAGCTCCAgtctggccagcagagggcgccGAGAGTCAGTTCCCTGCTGTAGGGCAGCTGCACCATCACACGGACCAGGAAACAACCTGCTCCACCGCCACAGCAAAACCTAGTTCCAGCAAGCCCACAGAGGAATCTACCGGTCCGAGGCAGGATGGGATAGTCAGCGGTTCTCCACTGAAGTCAGATCAGGCCTTCCATACCATCGATCAACAGCAAAGCCAGCCCGCTG AGTGCCTGGAGTTCAGCTCTGCAAGCTTCTCCCCAGATGcccactcctcctctgctccacaGGAGCCCCTGGTCAGAGCTGATGAGGAACTGCCGAGAGCTTCAGTCTGGCCAACAGAGGGCGCTAAGAGCCAGTTCCCTCCTATGGGGGGGCAGCCGCGTCATCAAACGGACCAGGAAACAACCTGCTCCAGCATGGCCACAGAGGACCCTTCCACCACAGCAGAACCTTGCTCTAGCTCTTCAGGTGCCAGGCAGGATCGGGTGGTCAGTGGCACTCCAAAGTCCAACGAAGCCACCCCTGCAGCTGGTAGACGTCGTGGTCGGTCTGCGGGTCTGAGCCCGGAGAGTCTGTCAGCACCAGGCATAACCCTTCATCTCAGGAGCCGTTCAGCTGTGGTGGACACCAGTGGCAGAAGTCATGACACTTTAGATGAGCTGGACAGCTCTCCATGTATGGATCCACCTGGAACAAACGGTCTACTGTCACCAAAAGCAGAGAACCCTTCAGTGGTCACAACTGCAGAGGAGACTACAAGTCACTGTGTGTCTTCTGAATCTGAGACTGAAAATCCCTCTGACATGGAGGTGAAATCCACTGCAgtcaagagaaagaaagcaaatTCTAAAGCCAGGGTGAAATCAGGAGACACAAATCAACAAGGTAAAGAAGACGCATCATTAAAAAGAAGCTCTGCAGAGAAGAGTGAGAAGATTCCAAGAAAAAAACGAAGGATGACTGATCCAG AGTGCAAACATGATGTGAATGGTGCCCTTTATCCCTTTGAAGAAATTCTGCAGAGACGAACTACAGCTGAT GGTCAAGAGGTAGTGAAGGTGAAATGGTTGCCGTGTTCTTCATG TGGTGCGAAATGGAGAAACTCCTGGGAGCCAGCCTAG